Proteins from a genomic interval of Desulfovibrio aminophilus DSM 12254:
- a CDS encoding alkyl sulfatase dimerization domain-containing protein, translating into MSTNVFCPVYDDESPLVPPSLTAHSRKMKPGIHQVTERVFLAYGYADANSILLVGDDGVVVVDTTEDEIKARSILAEFRKITDKPIKALIYTHFHPDHIGGARGFVDQRDVDGGEIQIISHETLPDFVSLTMAAGAAPILSLRNAYCFGAFLPVGAEGRINCGIGPDVVVRKASYLAPTRTFRESLDLTVAGVRMHLLWVPSECEDEIVVWLPDWKVLCSAEVVQGECYPNLYAIRGTRYRDPRRWYKSLDVLREFPAEYLAPSHGRPVFGRKAVSELLTAYRDGIQYVYDQTLRLMNRGHTPDELAGLVKLPPHLANHPWLGEFYGSIANHVREIYQGELGFFQGDPTSLRATPPSLAAARLVALMGGRETVLTAARQALDSGDPQWAAELATLTIRLNVLDMESRRLKARALREVGHSETAIQPRHWYMTAALELEGKLEKGAGDRNPDIAGLRPEVLLESLGPRLAAERTLDLHLVGAFEFTDVPATCGLEIRRGVAQFLPRRPERPNFAVRLDRGFLADLLLGKLDPERQLDGLALVEGREEDMRRFFSSFEIPDMTRVRLALR; encoded by the coding sequence ATGTCCACCAACGTCTTCTGTCCTGTTTACGATGACGAATCCCCCTTGGTTCCGCCGAGCCTCACCGCGCACTCCCGCAAGATGAAGCCCGGGATCCATCAGGTCACGGAGCGGGTTTTTCTGGCTTACGGCTACGCCGACGCCAACTCCATCCTCCTGGTGGGCGACGACGGGGTCGTGGTGGTGGACACCACCGAGGACGAGATCAAGGCCCGGAGCATCCTGGCCGAGTTCCGCAAGATCACCGACAAGCCGATCAAGGCCCTGATCTACACGCATTTCCACCCGGATCACATCGGTGGAGCACGGGGCTTCGTGGACCAGCGCGACGTGGACGGCGGGGAGATCCAAATCATCTCCCACGAGACCCTGCCGGATTTCGTCAGCCTGACCATGGCCGCGGGCGCGGCCCCCATCCTTTCCCTGCGCAACGCATACTGTTTCGGCGCTTTTCTGCCGGTCGGGGCCGAGGGCCGGATCAACTGCGGCATCGGCCCGGACGTGGTGGTCCGCAAGGCGTCCTATCTGGCCCCCACGCGGACCTTCCGGGAGAGCCTGGACCTCACTGTGGCCGGGGTGCGCATGCATCTGCTCTGGGTGCCCAGCGAATGCGAGGACGAGATCGTGGTCTGGTTGCCGGACTGGAAGGTTCTGTGCAGCGCCGAGGTGGTCCAGGGGGAATGCTATCCCAATCTCTACGCCATCCGGGGGACGCGCTACCGCGATCCGCGCCGTTGGTACAAGAGTCTGGATGTGCTGCGGGAGTTTCCGGCGGAGTATCTGGCCCCCTCCCACGGCAGGCCGGTCTTCGGCCGCAAGGCCGTGAGCGAGTTGCTCACCGCCTACCGCGACGGCATCCAGTATGTTTATGATCAGACCCTGCGGCTCATGAACCGGGGCCACACGCCGGACGAACTGGCCGGACTGGTCAAGCTGCCGCCGCATCTTGCGAATCATCCCTGGCTTGGCGAGTTTTACGGGAGCATCGCCAACCATGTGCGCGAGATATACCAGGGCGAACTGGGTTTCTTCCAGGGCGATCCGACCAGCCTGCGGGCCACGCCTCCCTCCCTGGCTGCGGCGCGTCTGGTGGCCCTCATGGGCGGCCGGGAGACCGTGTTGACCGCCGCGCGGCAGGCCCTGGACAGCGGCGACCCGCAATGGGCCGCCGAGTTGGCCACCCTGACCATCCGGTTGAATGTCCTGGATATGGAGTCGCGACGGCTCAAGGCCCGAGCCCTGCGCGAGGTGGGACATTCGGAAACCGCGATCCAGCCCCGGCATTGGTACATGACCGCCGCCTTGGAGCTGGAGGGCAAACTGGAGAAGGGCGCCGGCGACCGTAACCCGGACATCGCCGGCCTGCGTCCCGAAGTCCTGCTGGAATCCCTGGGGCCGCGCCTGGCCGCCGAGCGGACCCTGGACCTGCATCTGGTGGGAGCCTTCGAGTTCACGGACGTTCCCGCGACCTGCGGCCTGGAGATACGGCGCGGCGTGGCCCAGTTTCTTCCGCGCCGTCCCGAACGGCCGAATTTCGCCGTGCGCCTGGATCGCGGTTTCCTTGCCGATCTGCTGCTCGGGAAGCTCGACCCCGAGCGTCAGCTGGATGGCTTGGCTCTTGTGGAAGGCCGGGAGGAGGACATGCGGCGTTTCTTCTCGTCCTTCGAGATCCCGGACATGACGAGGGTCCGGCTGGCCCTGCGCTAG
- a CDS encoding phospholipase D-like domain-containing protein, which produces MTALHWVFLTLATAADVWAACHALLTQRDPRAAWGWIAATLLLPGLGPVFYFLFGINRIEARGRKLRRRSPFDLQAPDGRLRPACPISRLPDDLDDLAALTYSITGRSLTGGNALEFLENGEEAYPRMLGAIERAKERVYLSTYIFEANAAGRRFIKALEAAARRGVDVRVLVDGVGEWTQLPLAGTLLKRRNVPLARFLPPRLLPPSMHINLRCHRKILAVDGEIGFTGGMNIGDRYLAGRKWLKTRVTDTHFLLRGPVVAEMEEIFLWDWGFATGADTTPPEHEDILPAGSTVCRCVLDGPNDPGNRLVEVYCAAIASARRHIRIMTPYFLPPREIVAALQLAVKRGVEVAIILPERNDTAVVHWAARHILPHILNLGVRVAYQPPPFAHTKHMIIDESYAVVGSANLDPRSLRLNFEMVLELFAPELAQKLIAHFEKIRHVSRELTHADLADRSLPARLRDAFCWLFSPYL; this is translated from the coding sequence ATGACCGCCCTGCACTGGGTATTCCTGACCCTGGCCACGGCCGCCGATGTCTGGGCCGCCTGCCACGCCCTGCTCACCCAGCGCGACCCCCGCGCGGCCTGGGGTTGGATCGCGGCCACCCTGCTCCTGCCCGGCCTGGGGCCGGTGTTCTACTTCCTTTTCGGCATCAACCGCATCGAGGCCCGGGGCCGCAAGCTCCGGCGGCGTTCCCCCTTCGACCTCCAGGCCCCGGACGGGCGGCTCCGGCCCGCCTGCCCTATCTCGCGCCTGCCGGACGACCTGGACGATCTGGCAGCCCTGACCTACTCCATCACCGGCCGCTCGCTGACCGGAGGCAACGCACTGGAATTCCTTGAAAACGGAGAGGAGGCCTATCCACGCATGCTCGGGGCCATCGAGCGCGCCAAGGAGCGGGTCTATCTCTCCACCTACATCTTCGAGGCCAACGCCGCGGGCCGCCGCTTCATCAAGGCCCTGGAGGCGGCCGCCCGGCGCGGCGTGGACGTGCGCGTCCTGGTGGACGGAGTGGGCGAATGGACCCAGCTGCCCCTGGCCGGAACCCTGCTCAAACGCCGGAACGTTCCCCTGGCCCGCTTCCTGCCGCCCCGGCTCCTGCCGCCGAGCATGCACATCAATCTGCGCTGTCACCGCAAGATCCTGGCCGTGGACGGTGAGATCGGCTTCACCGGCGGCATGAACATCGGCGACCGCTACCTGGCCGGACGCAAATGGCTCAAGACCCGGGTCACGGACACCCACTTCCTCCTGCGCGGACCCGTGGTGGCCGAGATGGAGGAGATATTCCTCTGGGACTGGGGCTTCGCCACCGGCGCGGACACTACTCCTCCCGAACACGAAGACATCCTTCCAGCGGGGTCCACGGTCTGCCGTTGCGTGCTGGACGGCCCGAACGACCCGGGCAACCGCCTGGTGGAGGTCTACTGCGCGGCCATCGCCTCGGCCCGACGCCACATCCGGATCATGACCCCCTATTTCCTGCCGCCGAGGGAAATCGTCGCGGCCCTGCAACTGGCCGTGAAGCGCGGGGTGGAGGTCGCGATCATCCTGCCTGAGCGCAACGACACCGCCGTGGTGCATTGGGCCGCGCGGCACATCCTGCCGCACATCCTGAACCTCGGGGTGCGGGTCGCCTACCAACCGCCGCCTTTCGCCCACACCAAACACATGATCATCGACGAGTCCTACGCAGTGGTCGGCTCGGCCAACCTGGATCCCCGCAGCCTGCGACTCAACTTCGAAATGGTCCTGGAGCTGTTCGCGCCCGAACTGGCGCAAAAACTCATTGCGCATTTCGAAAAAATCCGCCATGTGTCGCGCGAACTGACGCACGCCGACCTGGCCGACCGGAGCCTGCCCGCGCGACTGCGCGACGCCTTCTGCTGGCTCTTTTCCCCATACCTCTAG
- a CDS encoding DsrE family protein — protein sequence MSTITITMLSGALENENADFMIRFAEAALDQGHGVNVFLYGNGCNMANKEVAWTGERGMNDALTAFMDGFRVADRLEALAAKGAVLHTCHTTEYGRGTEGCAYLDGVQRGNVGSSLTKFWMTSDVGFTLGG from the coding sequence ATGTCCACCATCACCATCACCATGCTCTCGGGCGCGCTGGAGAACGAGAACGCGGATTTCATGATCCGCTTCGCCGAGGCGGCCTTGGACCAGGGCCACGGCGTGAACGTGTTCCTCTACGGCAACGGCTGCAACATGGCCAACAAGGAGGTCGCCTGGACCGGTGAGCGGGGCATGAACGATGCCCTGACCGCCTTCATGGACGGCTTCCGCGTGGCCGATCGCCTGGAGGCCCTGGCCGCCAAAGGCGCGGTGCTGCATACCTGCCACACCACGGAATACGGACGGGGAACCGAGGGATGCGCCTATCTGGACGGCGTCCAACGCGGCAACGTCGGCTCTTCGCTGACCAAGTTCTGGATGACGTCCGATGTGGGCTTCACCCTGGGCGGCTGA
- a CDS encoding transporter, whose product MKRLRLGITVLAVLGLLASAAWAADEAAQKPAPAPRPWAPMAANFGPSGSAIPAGLLAVGGNFQYGESEHVRKYGDELNRNAETQKYLEVVKVRYGILPGFDIRTATPVYNIHIDSKTGPDRTNYGIGDTTVLLHSVILNQDKGDPFYLAVDYGGVVPTASVGDHSVNAIGNDAWGLVGGIGATYFLDSHRFDMEANYSTFTEGAHNFTKGDRVRWNAGYAYAINKMWDIGVESCFEWNDETELNGAKQKDASYEWYAGPKAVFKYQPWGVNVAVAGMLPVDRWYQNTKVGSDDYRFELKIMKFFDVGTFFD is encoded by the coding sequence ATGAAACGTCTGAGGCTAGGAATCACTGTACTGGCCGTGCTGGGGCTCCTGGCGTCGGCCGCCTGGGCGGCCGACGAGGCGGCGCAGAAACCGGCGCCCGCGCCGAGGCCGTGGGCGCCGATGGCGGCCAACTTCGGCCCGTCCGGTTCGGCCATCCCCGCAGGCTTGCTGGCCGTGGGAGGCAACTTCCAGTACGGCGAGAGCGAACACGTGCGCAAGTATGGCGACGAGCTGAACCGCAACGCCGAGACGCAGAAGTACCTGGAAGTGGTCAAGGTGCGGTACGGCATTCTGCCGGGCTTCGACATCCGTACCGCCACGCCGGTCTACAACATCCACATCGACAGCAAGACGGGGCCGGATCGGACCAACTACGGCATCGGCGACACCACGGTCCTGCTGCACAGCGTGATCCTGAACCAGGACAAGGGTGATCCCTTCTACCTGGCGGTGGACTACGGCGGGGTCGTGCCCACGGCTTCCGTCGGCGACCATTCCGTGAACGCCATCGGCAACGACGCCTGGGGCCTGGTCGGCGGCATCGGCGCCACCTACTTCCTGGATTCCCACCGCTTCGACATGGAGGCCAACTACTCGACCTTCACCGAGGGCGCCCACAACTTCACCAAGGGCGACCGTGTGCGTTGGAACGCCGGTTACGCTTACGCCATCAACAAGATGTGGGACATCGGCGTTGAGTCCTGCTTCGAGTGGAACGACGAGACCGAGCTGAACGGCGCCAAACAGAAGGACGCCAGCTACGAGTGGTATGCCGGACCCAAGGCCGTGTTCAAGTACCAGCCCTGGGGCGTGAATGTCGCCGTGGCCGGCATGCTCCCCGTGGACCGCTGGTATCAGAACACCAAGGTCGGCTCCGACGACTACCGTTTCGAACTGAAGATCATGAAGTTCTTTGACGTGGGAACGTTCTTCGACTAG
- a CDS encoding zinc dependent phospholipase C family protein — MSKTLTAFIGLVITLLALPGDALAWGPGVHLAVGGTILENLGLVSPFIADILARHRDLFLYGCISADIFIGKGSRIHDGHSHNWDTGFALLHSARDPGLRAYAYGYLSHLAADTVAHNYYVPNILAAAPQRGKLGHVYLEMQADRAVDWNPRRARRLFSGAARAADGILLETLHKNRLPFLFRKQVFLNSLRVCGRKTLGSSLDLIQRTLPWADSSAHLADMLDLSLRVVVDFFRLPQASPALALDPIGSRNLEMARRLSRKPAFQQDALPLRFQVDACLSCLPPLPGNEGARVWGLAANQ; from the coding sequence ATGAGCAAAACACTCACGGCCTTCATCGGCCTCGTCATAACGCTCCTCGCCCTGCCCGGGGACGCCCTGGCCTGGGGACCCGGAGTCCACTTGGCCGTGGGCGGGACCATCCTGGAAAACCTCGGGCTGGTGTCGCCGTTCATCGCCGACATCCTGGCCAGGCACCGCGACCTCTTCCTCTACGGCTGCATCAGCGCCGACATCTTCATCGGCAAAGGCTCGCGCATCCACGACGGTCACAGCCACAACTGGGACACCGGTTTCGCCCTGCTGCACTCGGCGCGCGACCCCGGGTTGCGGGCCTACGCCTACGGCTATCTTTCGCATCTGGCCGCCGACACCGTGGCCCACAACTATTACGTGCCGAACATCCTGGCCGCCGCCCCCCAGCGCGGCAAGCTCGGCCACGTCTACCTCGAAATGCAGGCCGACCGCGCCGTCGACTGGAATCCCCGCCGAGCGCGGCGGCTGTTCTCCGGCGCGGCCCGCGCCGCCGACGGCATTCTCCTGGAGACCCTGCACAAGAACCGCCTGCCATTTCTCTTCAGGAAACAGGTTTTCCTGAACAGTCTGCGGGTCTGCGGCCGCAAGACACTGGGCTCCTCCCTGGACCTCATCCAGCGGACCCTGCCCTGGGCCGACTCCTCGGCCCACCTCGCCGACATGCTCGACCTGAGCCTGCGCGTGGTCGTGGACTTCTTCCGCCTGCCCCAGGCATCCCCGGCCCTGGCCTTGGACCCCATCGGCAGCCGCAACCTGGAAATGGCCCGCCGCCTGTCCCGCAAGCCGGCGTTCCAGCAGGACGCCCTGCCGCTCCGCTTCCAAGTGGACGCCTGCCTGTCCTGCCTGCCTCCCTTGCCCGGAAACGAGGGCGCGCGCGTCTGGGGTCTGGCCGCCAACCAGTGA
- a CDS encoding DsrE family protein: MISTVSIIIRHALGDERMALGVRAAYAAQAGGYETTLVLFGEGVYALTGRLPEYLRNMITSFQENDGRLACLGYCAEQRGIAPSEFGFEGVDVLGNGELAEILEDSDSVNVF, from the coding sequence ATGATCAGCACCGTGAGCATCATCATCCGTCATGCCCTGGGCGACGAGCGCATGGCCCTGGGCGTTCGGGCCGCCTATGCCGCACAGGCGGGCGGCTACGAGACGACCCTCGTGCTCTTCGGCGAGGGCGTCTACGCGTTGACCGGCCGCCTGCCGGAGTATCTGCGCAACATGATCACCTCCTTCCAGGAGAACGACGGCCGGTTGGCCTGCCTGGGCTATTGCGCCGAACAGCGCGGCATCGCTCCCTCCGAGTTCGGCTTCGAGGGGGTGGATGTGCTGGGCAATGGAGAACTAGCTGAAATTCTGGAGGATTCCGACAGCGTCAACGTCTTCTGA
- a CDS encoding OsmC family protein — protein sequence MGAEVRLTRAENGEFIIDLGSAALPQIRFNPLELDEATRANEHMGARLLMAAALTCFVNTMANDLKARNVSRVAPIEAHAEITKEKDDHLRTRYTHIELNVESEVAEVDRAAYEAVRSVLLRGSLLTYSLENGMELDYNIEAK from the coding sequence ATGGGTGCGGAAGTTCGCCTGACCCGGGCGGAAAACGGGGAATTCATCATCGATCTCGGATCGGCGGCGCTGCCCCAGATCCGCTTCAACCCCTTGGAGCTGGACGAGGCGACGCGGGCCAACGAACACATGGGCGCGCGCCTGCTCATGGCAGCGGCGCTGACCTGCTTCGTGAACACGATGGCCAACGACCTGAAGGCCCGCAACGTGTCGCGCGTGGCGCCCATCGAGGCCCACGCCGAGATCACCAAGGAGAAGGACGACCACCTGCGGACCCGCTACACGCACATCGAGCTGAACGTGGAGAGCGAAGTGGCCGAGGTCGACCGCGCGGCCTACGAGGCCGTCCGCAGCGTGCTCCTGCGCGGTTCGCTCCTGACCTACTCCTTGGAGAACGGCATGGAGCTCGACTACAACATCGAGGCCAAGTGA
- a CDS encoding MFS transporter — MPGDMIPPPESVGRLAALGRSFRHRNFRLYFLGQMISLVGTWMQGVALSWLVYRLTGSSLDLGLLGFTSQLPMFLLPLLGGALADRLDRRRILVGTQAASMIQAGVLAALTLTGHVEVWHLYALAALLGCINALDMPTRQSFVIELVVKEDLHNAIALNSSVFNAARVVGPSVAGILVAAIGEGWCFLVNALSFVAVILGLLAIRLPRRTPAKSPVSLLANMLEGCRFAWSTPFVRSALLLLGTGSMLGVSYATLMPVFAGEVLHSGARGLGILLASAGVGSLAAALTLAARRGGAGLEKLVLGAAGGFGVSLLLFSLSRNFTLSALLLAPVGYSMIVFMAGTNTLLQLRTPDALRGRVMSLFSMMLIGMAPFGSLLAGALAHLLGTPPAVGLCGAAILVVTAVFGRHMLRVDA, encoded by the coding sequence ATGCCCGGCGACATGATTCCCCCGCCGGAAAGCGTCGGCCGTCTGGCCGCCCTGGGACGCTCCTTTCGGCATCGCAACTTCCGACTCTACTTCCTGGGACAGATGATCTCCCTGGTGGGCACCTGGATGCAGGGCGTGGCCCTCTCCTGGCTCGTCTACCGGCTCACCGGCTCCAGCCTGGACCTGGGACTCCTGGGCTTCACCTCCCAACTGCCCATGTTCCTCCTGCCCCTGCTGGGCGGAGCCCTGGCCGACCGGCTGGACCGGCGACGCATCCTGGTGGGCACCCAGGCCGCCTCGATGATCCAGGCCGGAGTGCTGGCCGCGCTGACCCTCACCGGACATGTGGAAGTATGGCACCTCTACGCCCTGGCCGCCCTGCTCGGCTGCATCAACGCCCTGGACATGCCCACCCGCCAATCCTTCGTCATCGAGCTGGTGGTCAAGGAGGATCTGCACAACGCCATCGCGCTGAACTCCTCGGTGTTCAACGCCGCGCGCGTGGTCGGGCCGTCAGTGGCGGGCATTCTCGTGGCCGCCATCGGCGAAGGCTGGTGCTTCCTGGTCAACGCCCTGAGCTTCGTGGCGGTCATCCTGGGCCTCCTGGCCATCCGCCTGCCCCGCCGCACCCCGGCCAAATCCCCGGTCTCGCTTCTGGCGAACATGCTTGAGGGCTGCCGCTTCGCCTGGAGCACACCCTTCGTGCGCTCGGCCCTGCTCCTGCTCGGCACGGGCAGCATGCTCGGCGTGTCCTACGCCACCCTCATGCCGGTCTTCGCCGGGGAGGTGCTGCATTCCGGCGCTCGTGGTCTGGGCATCCTGCTGGCCTCGGCCGGAGTGGGCTCCCTGGCCGCCGCTCTGACGCTGGCCGCCCGGCGTGGAGGGGCGGGACTGGAGAAGCTCGTGCTCGGCGCGGCCGGAGGTTTCGGCGTGAGTCTCCTGCTCTTCTCCCTGTCCCGGAACTTCACGCTCTCGGCCCTACTCCTGGCTCCGGTGGGCTACTCCATGATCGTCTTCATGGCCGGCACCAACACCCTGCTCCAACTGCGCACGCCCGACGCCCTGCGCGGGCGGGTCATGTCGCTCTTCTCCATGATGCTCATCGGAATGGCCCCCTTCGGCTCCCTGCTGGCCGGGGCCCTGGCCCACCTTTTGGGCACACCGCCGGCCGTGGGGCTCTGTGGCGCGGCTATCCTGGTCGTGACCGCCGTGTTCGGACGGCACATGTTGCGGGTGGACGCCTGA
- a CDS encoding GGDEF domain-containing protein, giving the protein MERFFTLRYAALLGFIALLAALAFWNIRTLSTLHQESVYFIDLSARQMALAQRLAADAARLDLAAGQEQRGLLAENLRKNTEFMANSHDMLTGEATRLPDIYRSSEALRAVYHKPPLFLDQQVRRYLQTVRELLEEPDPARRASLRDSLLLAARERLPEALRQAARLYRDEAHERAELLRTLGLGILALTLGLLLLELFLIFRPLSRRVSEADRNLTELARKMEEASRTDSLTCLPNRACMNEILERELSAARRYGNALSILLLDIDHFSRFNTIYGLESGDRLLAEVALLLKNNLRLTDHVFRYEGEAFAVVATQTPVDGALALAEKLRRVIKGCAFGSQPLTLSLGITAVAAQDDRENLLRRATQALKRAKDNGRDRVEVEPSPA; this is encoded by the coding sequence ATGGAGCGTTTTTTCACGTTGCGCTACGCCGCACTGCTGGGGTTCATCGCCCTTCTCGCCGCGCTGGCCTTCTGGAACATCCGCACCCTCTCGACCCTGCACCAGGAGTCGGTCTACTTCATCGACCTGTCCGCCCGACAGATGGCCCTGGCCCAACGCCTGGCCGCCGACGCGGCGCGCCTGGACCTGGCCGCCGGCCAGGAACAGCGTGGGCTCCTGGCCGAAAACCTGCGCAAGAACACCGAGTTCATGGCCAACAGCCATGACATGCTCACCGGCGAGGCCACCCGGCTCCCGGATATCTACCGCTCCTCCGAGGCGCTGCGGGCCGTCTACCACAAGCCGCCCCTGTTCCTGGACCAGCAGGTGCGCCGCTATCTCCAGACGGTCCGGGAACTGTTGGAGGAACCCGACCCGGCGCGCCGCGCGTCCCTGCGCGACTCCCTGCTCCTGGCCGCACGCGAACGCCTGCCCGAGGCCCTGCGCCAGGCCGCCCGGCTCTACCGCGACGAAGCCCACGAGCGGGCCGAGCTTCTGCGCACCCTCGGCCTGGGCATCCTGGCCCTGACCCTCGGCCTGCTTCTCCTGGAGCTCTTCCTGATTTTCCGCCCCCTCTCGCGGCGGGTGTCCGAGGCGGACAGGAACCTGACCGAGCTGGCCCGCAAGATGGAGGAAGCCTCCCGCACCGACAGCCTGACCTGTCTGCCCAACCGGGCCTGCATGAACGAAATCCTGGAGCGTGAGCTGTCGGCCGCCCGACGCTACGGCAACGCCCTGAGCATCCTGCTTCTGGACATCGACCATTTCTCCCGCTTCAACACGATCTACGGGCTGGAGAGCGGCGACCGGCTCCTGGCCGAGGTGGCCCTTCTGCTCAAGAACAACCTGCGCCTCACGGACCACGTCTTCCGCTACGAGGGCGAAGCCTTCGCCGTGGTGGCCACCCAGACCCCGGTGGATGGGGCTCTGGCCTTGGCCGAAAAGCTGCGCCGGGTGATCAAGGGCTGCGCCTTCGGCTCCCAACCCCTGACCCTCAGCCTGGGCATCACGGCCGTCGCCGCCCAGGACGACCGCGAGAACCTCCTGCGGCGGGCGACGCAGGCCTTGAAGCGGGCCAAGGACAACGGCCGCGACCGTGTCGAAGTGGAGCCGTCGCCGGCATGA
- a CDS encoding sigma-54-dependent Fis family transcriptional regulator: protein METFLGDMSLGQIALDKAHVIVRWNAGAERMTGLAAADMLGTRKHWRAFLPKQQPVLADWFLSGDFDAAVAYHGSANLRRMEPGGEWVAVCNYLDTSGELRPLLTRVAADPHGDGVIQDLYDLERIANWMQASTSILDGMSVLAEHVPAGVCLFVDSIIVMANKTFCNMFGYESLGELLNNPASSLLVEQERERHAALLKSLNKQNAGARYQWTGLDKNGRKVWFEGRPTPIELGGRPAVLSFVMDVTEYKLREELMERESRELRVERDRLKASVDCRMRLSNIIGRSQKMQDVYESILRAAASDSGTVVYGETGTGKELVARAVHGLSAQSTKPFVPVSCGAIPEELFESEFFGHRKGSFTGAYADKPGLLDKAKGGTLFLDELGEIGLGCQAKLLRALGSREYTPVGGVSPVRADFRIIAATNRNLREMVQKGQFREDLFYRVHIIPIYLPPLRDRKEDIPYLVEHILGKLGASRRLMSKEMALLLEYDWPGNVRELHNVLERFVAFGHLDFLKVHERDRRAMPEIKVYDLPAEGTLREGLAHYERKIISDALEKYGWNRSQVAAALGLPRKTLFRKMKKLEISES, encoded by the coding sequence ATGGAGACGTTTCTCGGTGACATGAGCCTCGGGCAGATCGCCCTGGACAAGGCGCACGTGATCGTCCGTTGGAATGCGGGCGCCGAGCGCATGACCGGACTCGCGGCTGCCGACATGCTCGGCACCCGCAAGCATTGGCGCGCCTTCCTTCCCAAGCAGCAGCCCGTGCTGGCCGACTGGTTCCTGAGCGGCGACTTCGACGCCGCCGTGGCCTACCATGGCTCAGCGAACCTGCGGCGCATGGAGCCTGGCGGCGAGTGGGTGGCCGTCTGCAACTATCTGGATACTTCTGGGGAGTTGCGCCCCCTGCTCACGCGCGTGGCCGCCGATCCTCACGGTGACGGCGTGATCCAGGATCTCTACGACCTGGAGCGCATCGCCAACTGGATGCAGGCCAGCACCTCCATTCTCGACGGCATGAGCGTTCTGGCCGAGCACGTGCCCGCCGGTGTCTGCCTCTTCGTGGACAGCATCATCGTCATGGCCAACAAGACGTTCTGCAACATGTTCGGCTATGAATCCCTCGGCGAGTTGCTGAACAATCCGGCCTCGTCCCTGCTCGTGGAGCAGGAGCGCGAACGTCACGCCGCCTTGCTCAAGAGCCTGAACAAGCAGAACGCCGGAGCCCGCTACCAGTGGACCGGCCTGGACAAGAACGGCCGCAAGGTCTGGTTCGAAGGCCGCCCAACGCCCATTGAGCTGGGTGGCCGTCCGGCCGTGCTCTCCTTCGTCATGGACGTCACCGAGTACAAGCTCCGCGAGGAGTTGATGGAGCGGGAGTCGCGGGAACTGCGGGTGGAGCGCGACCGGCTCAAGGCCTCGGTCGACTGCCGCATGCGGCTCAGCAACATCATCGGCCGGAGCCAGAAGATGCAGGATGTCTACGAGTCCATCCTGCGGGCCGCGGCCTCGGATTCCGGCACGGTCGTCTACGGTGAAACCGGCACGGGCAAGGAATTGGTGGCCCGCGCCGTGCATGGCTTGAGCGCCCAGAGCACCAAGCCCTTCGTGCCGGTGAGCTGCGGGGCCATCCCCGAGGAACTTTTCGAAAGCGAATTCTTCGGCCACCGCAAGGGATCCTTCACCGGGGCCTACGCGGACAAGCCTGGTCTGCTGGACAAGGCCAAGGGCGGCACCCTGTTTCTGGACGAATTGGGGGAGATCGGCCTGGGTTGTCAGGCCAAGCTGCTGCGGGCCCTGGGTTCCCGCGAATACACACCCGTGGGCGGAGTGTCGCCCGTGCGGGCGGATTTCCGAATCATCGCGGCCACCAACCGGAACCTGCGCGAGATGGTTCAGAAGGGGCAGTTCCGCGAGGATCTCTTCTACCGCGTCCATATCATCCCCATCTATCTGCCGCCGTTGCGCGACCGAAAGGAGGACATCCCTTATTTGGTCGAGCACATCCTGGGCAAACTCGGAGCGTCCCGACGGCTTATGAGCAAGGAAATGGCCCTGCTTCTGGAATACGACTGGCCGGGCAACGTGCGTGAACTGCATAATGTGTTGGAGCGGTTCGTGGCTTTCGGTCATCTGGATTTCCTCAAGGTCCACGAACGCGACCGACGGGCGATGCCGGAAATCAAGGTCTACGATCTGCCTGCCGAGGGCACCCTGCGCGAAGGGTTGGCCCACTATGAACGAAAGATCATCTCGGATGCCCTGGAGAAGTATGGTTGGAATCGTTCTCAGGTCGCGGCGGCCTTGGGACTGCCGCGCAAGACCTTGTTCCGCAAGATGAAGAAATTGGAGATTTCGGAGTCGTAG